In Glycine max cultivar Williams 82 chromosome 15, Glycine_max_v4.0, whole genome shotgun sequence, the DNA window AGTGTGACAGTGATAATTGGGTTCTTGATGAGTTTGGTTTAACTGAAAAGTTCTATCAGCTTCTTCCTAACATGCCTTGGAACCCTCTGATGGTTATTCTCTAATTCGTATATATTCCCTTTCTTGCTTAATTAAGCTTATTTCTTCCCGGATAGGGAAATAATTTTTGTCTGTCCTAAAATTTTACAGGATAAGATGATGAATGAACTTCATTCACAAGGAAAAACCATTGAAGACATTGTACAAGTTCTGAACAGGACTCCAATGCATCCCAGCATTGTCCCAGCCATTAAGGCATCATATTCCCTTGGGTATATacctttttcctttctcttttcactcACCCTTTATTACAAGTACGATATGCCTAATAGCATAGTAGGAACAAAGGTGAATAATTAAGTGTGTATTTAGATAAGTGTTtgctaaatttatttttgcaaaattagttttgaaataaaataatttctttttgtcttgttttttctaaaaacaaattagtaataaaacttaatattaattattttatctgaCAAAAAGTGTCTTGAATTATTTCGACTCAAAAacaatttttgataaaaaattaattctttaacaTAAGActaaatatgttattatttatttaaaattatgttaattaatattttaatataatttggaTGTCTCAACCTGAAAACAAACATGTAATAACAAGTATCATGGTAGATTTTctaaatatgaaatttcattCACTCccataaatttattgttttttcctCCTAACCGAACTGACCCATGTGACAAAatggttaatatatatatatatatatatatagtacttaattttattttccttcataatGATGCTAAGTCTAAGATAGGATTATATTCAGGTGTGAGCTGAAGATTGTGAGCGAcgcaaatatatttttcattgaaacAATTTTGAAGCATCATGGGGTGTGGAATTGTTTCTCGGAGGTTATTGCAAACCCCAGTTATGTTAATGAAGAAGGGAGACTCCGAATTTCCCCCTACCATGATTTTCTAAAATGTTCTCATGGATGCAAAAATCCCTGCCCACCAAACATCTGCAAGGCAACTGCACTAACTCCAACAATCTCTTTATTTATAACCCAATAATGAATTCTCGCATTTATTCTTTCTATATACTTAATCACTTTTATGaactatatttagtttatttactgtttctatattaaaaaaaagtattttaaatttaaaataatgtagCGATTATTTTTGGAGATTTCGAAAAAAGTTGAAACTAATTTGTGTTtgtttacaataataaaaaccACTTAAAAAATAGATGATTCATGAGAAACtatgaaaaataacttttattattaattaaatttaatatttttcaggttctaattatttttaaaaaaactaaaacaaacgtataaaaaattaaaaatgtaattatctttgtttaaaataattcttttacgTTAAATTGTACTAGTAATAAATTGGCCTTAATTTGTTGTTGATGAGCCAATGAGCAAGAGGCTGTCATTGGAATTAGCTCTggtcaaattttcttttgacgatattcaattattatatgcACTTTTCTGGTGTATGTCATATATTCATATAAGCCATAATCCAAGGGATCCCAACAACGTAAAGGCAAAATTATGTTTCATAGATTAGTGTCTATGATATCTTTTCACCAAAATCTActgacaaaatttaattaatatattactggcaagggttcaaattttttaactagtGTACCAAAAAAGTCTCTTCCATTGACACTTTTCCTAATGACATATAGGGAATGATCATAGAAAGGATCCAAAATTCGGTTGATGCTGCAGGAAAGAAATTCATCTATCTTGGAGATGGAAGTGTAGACTTTTGCCCTAGTTTGAAGCTCAAAGATAGGGATTATCTGATGCCAAGAAAGAATTTTCCATTGTGTGATTTAGTATCTGAAAACTCTAATCTCATAAAGGCAGAGGTACATGCTTGGAGAGATGGGGAAGAACTTTATGATGTTCTGCTCCATTTTATTAACAAAGCTATTGGTGAAGGAAACGGCAGTATTAGTAGTTCTACTCCAATAATATCCGTTGATTGCAAGTTGGAGTTCAATTGATGCTCATAAACCTTTACCTAAAGCACTCCCAGTTCCTCAATAACTAAAATTGCAGAGGATGAAAGATGGATTTCAAAATGATTATATTTCTTGTGGCCTGTCATCTATGTATTGCTACTTTGTTTTTGCTGTTGTTGTTTTTGCATAAAGTGTATGAGGCTTTGACTGTTATAATTTTGTTAGGTGTGtgtctataaatataaatataaataatatatatatatatatatataaatgaataaattaaattacactcaatcttattctttttgttatcatacacaagatttttattttgttttaccaTCCATTACACTACGACTCTCTGACCCACTAACACTGTCAACGTTAACAAGAATTAGGTATGTGATTTGTAGAGGGTGTCAAGCTAGGTGACCACACGTGACACACAACTAGAGCATCAGTTGTTAGCAAGGTCGTCGTAGCACTGGAAGAGGCCGTAGAAAGCATTGGAGGAGGCAAAAACGATGAAGTTTTGTGGTTGGTGAAGGCAACGAAATTGACAAGTTAGGTGAGGAACTAGTTGAAGGTGTTTTCGGACGTAAAACCCAATGTGAACTTGGACTAGGAGTAAATTTGTAAGCCGGTGAAATAGGACTAAGAATTGTACGACGAAGCACGCGTGGTACGTAAGTGAATATGGATCACGTGGGTTTGTACTGATTCACTTTCGAACTGTCGAGCGAAGATTGCTCCATCTATAAAGAAAGGACACAGGGGACCTctcttattatattataaagggGATACTCTCTTCTCTGATGTGCGctatattattgtgttctatttTTGAAAGAGTTTTCGGGAGAATGATAAGAGTTCTTaggacattttaaaaaaaaattaacatcatttgttgagagaaaacaaaaaaaaagtgattttagaaaaaaaaaaatgtaagcgTGATAAACATTCATCTCAAGTGAAAtaagtgtaatttattttatatagatCTATGTTAATGTTTAGAATTTAGATTTTTCTATGTATTtcaaaaattttgttatttatctatttatttattattttcgcTGCTTTGAATTTGTTGTTGACCTTTATTTAGTTGGaatttaatagtattaaaatgtTGCAATATTAAACAAGTTTAGAGAAGCAGGTTGGAGAAATAAAGGGAAATGGTGAAAT includes these proteins:
- the LOC100803712 gene encoding LOW QUALITY PROTEIN: inorganic pyrophosphatase 2 (The sequence of the model RefSeq protein was modified relative to this genomic sequence to represent the inferred CDS: inserted 2 bases in 1 codon), giving the protein MAGNVVVFDFDSTIIECDSDNWVLDEFGLTEKFYQLLPNMPWNPLMDKMMNELHSQGKTIEDIVQVLNRTPMHPSIVPAIKASYSLGCELKIVSDANIFFIETILKHHGVWNCFSEVIANPSYVNEEGRLRISPYHDFLKCSHGCKNPCPPNICKGMIIERIQNSVDAAGKKFIYLGDGSVDFCPSLKLKDRDYLMPRKNFPLCDLVSENSNLIKAEVHAWRDGEELYDVLLHFINKAIGEGNGSISSSTPIISVDCKLEXSIDAHKPLPKALPVPQ